In the Salvia miltiorrhiza cultivar Shanhuang (shh) chromosome 8, IMPLAD_Smil_shh, whole genome shotgun sequence genome, atctttaatttgatacactTATGAATTCTTTTACTATTAATCAAATTGCacaatttttagaaataaaaattctaaaagtgaaaaaaaaaagctaaaaagagagagagaattaattAAAGTGGAAAATCGCAcggaagagaaaaaaaataattaaaaaaataaagagagaaaTTTGGTCAAATTCAAccgaaaaaaaatgaaaatattactAGTATTTTACTGATGCACGTCCTTTTGAAATAAAACTAAATCAGTGATGTAAAATCACTGATTTCCATGTAAATTTTATCACATCTAAATACTTTCTCCGTCACATTACAAATACtttcattacttttgggcacggtgattaagaaatgtgtaattaataaagaaagTGGATtggtaaaaaaatatttaaaatatattgcTAAAAATGAAATGAAGCATTTGTAATGAAAGATTCCATAATGAAAAGTAGGACACTTGTAATGAAGcggagagagtatttattaataattgacaaaaaaaaaaaaaacaatatccATTAGAAACCAGAATATGAATAATCAACCCTCTTCAGAAACATCCTTTATGCATCTTTCTAATAGTATTCAACAAGCAAAACTTTGTCGgctttttaaaatgaaatgagagTCAAATAAAGCATATTCAAATAGTAGTATATTTGTAACAATAACAGGCACACATTTTCAAGCATACAAATATACATTCGGTCTGCATCAATCAGATACGACCTGCACGCAGGCGCACACACACCACACAAACACAATTAATACAACCACAAAACATGGCAAATTGGCAATAAGTCTACTCGCGTGAGAAAACAAGTTTCTGGTGGTTAGTGCAAATACACATCTAAAGTAGAAAATTATGCAGAAAAAAACATAGACTAGTTGACTTTGACTAGTAAGATTCTTGGATTTTTTATGGAAACGCCAAGGATAACATTGTGTAGAAAAACAATAATACTTCAATTTCATGTCTGGACATCGCAAACCACATATATCTAAATCGCAAATTCTAACAATAGATGGAAACAATATCAAAGATCCTCCAAACAGTAACAAAATTGCTATTCCAGAACCAGAAAAGTTAAACTTTAATGGCATACTTTCTTAATGGGAAATacatctctttctttttctgctTTTCTGTCTTCAAAGACGCCTACAAAAGAGAACAGAACAAAATGCAACAGTGTGTAAGAACAGGAAGGACCAACAAAAAAGAACTACTGCAAGCATAAGAACTTCAGCCAAATTCGCTAATGCATACATATAACGTTCTAGCGAAGATGCAACCTTGGCTATATCGGTTGGCCATCTAACTAAAGCAATAAAAGAGATGTCCCAATTGAAAACCACAATAATCATTCTAAGAATTCCTTGCAATAAGGAAACCACCATGGCCCACCTAAGAAGAATGCATTTTATCCAAACCGTAATCTTTAGAGTTAACGAGGAATTTTCGGCGGCATTTTAAAGCCAGTTGCAACTGACAATATATAAATAAGAGTATAAAGAGTTTTTTGGATAACAAAGACGCAAGCATTTGGATAACATAAGATAAAAAGAACAGAGCTACTAACTCTTATATGACGTCCTTGTAATCAGCAGTCAGCACACATGACTATAGAAACAATTCTAGCATTACTTCATAAGGGCGAAACTAAAGGGTTGTCACGCCATCAGCTCTTACAAATCAAGGGAAACAGATGGAAAAATGAACCTTACAGATGGAGTATATGGAATATATTGGCAAGGAATAGCTAAATAAACAAAAAGTCTATCAGTCAAACTGAACAGAATGAAATAATTCGATTCATAATTTTTCTCATTATTATACTATAACAGCCAAAGCTATGCAATTAATTGATGGTACCGTAGGCAAAAATGAAACAAATCCTCATGATTTGTAACGAATAGTTTATTTCAATGCAGAAGACGAACAAAACTCAGTACAGAACATCAAACTGAAAACATATCCGGTAATATTGCTGTTTTTTATGCAGCATGGAAATTCTTGTTGATTTGCAATTTTATACAAGTTCTTTAGGTAAATATGTTGTAAAATACTTGTAAATAAGCATTATATGAGTTCCACAATGTTCAGTTTAACAGAAATTATAACGACTGATATTTTACTATGGTTAGAGGGTGAATAGATATCAATAATGGCTAACATTAGGGATGTACTTGTACCTTGAAAAACTTAAAGGGCTTACTTGTACcttaatatatacataaaatatttatatcccAAGCCATATTCACATTACTAAAATTACACATAGAGCCATGCTGCATTTTGAACATCCAAAATAAAAAAGCTACATTGCAAAAAACGGTTTAACAAACACTAACTTAACTAATAACTATTAGGTAAATACCAACAATCCAACATTGAGACGATTAATTTAGCAGAACCTTCACAgaattgtaaaagtaaagaTTGAAAAAGGGTATACCTGGTGTTTGGTCAGACGGCGGCGGATGGCGCGAGTTTTCTTAGGGCGGAGATCGAGCGGCAGATACTTCTTATTCTTGTAAGCTTCTCTGAGGGCGGTTTTTTGCTTCTGCGAAATGACGGTGAGTACCTGTGCAATAGACAGCCTCACAACCTTGATCTTCGACAGCTTGTTGGGGGCACCACCGGTCACCTTCGCCACCCGCAGCAGCGCCAACTCCGCCTTCAAATCCTTCAGCTGCGCCAACAGATCCACCTTGCTCTTCTGCCTCAACTCGTGCACCTTAATTCTCGCTGCATTGAACCAAACAGACAATAAAAATGTATCAATTGATAGAAAATCAATATTTGTTTGCCGAAACAGATAATTTCCCATACGGTCATACCCATTTCGCGTTCGTCTCTAGGGGATTGGGGTTTAGGGTTTGCTGGTGCAGGAGAGCGGGCAACGGGGAGAAAACTGCCAAATCGTAAAACCATATATTTATGTCGGATTTGGGCTTAGGGTTATTTTGATTATTGTAATAATTGGGCTTACAGATTGATAGGAGAGCTATACGTTTGGGCTAAATTATATACAAACAAAACTTTTACAAAGAAAGCCCAATGCTACCTTATGACAATAAAAAAACCCATGATTTAAAATCTGTTACATATATATGCACAGTTTTGGTAATtttaaaggggttattgccagaaaatattCATAGTTTGCCAATTTTTtagtttataacatgaccttataatttggccagaaaatacatcaatttttaatttaatcgtaattataacatgactttataatctgaccagaaaatacatcaattttgaatttgcaattataacatTACCTTAtgatttagtataataatatcaaaatttaacattaaagatttttaattttcttttcatttcacAATATACTAATTTTCGGTTGGTcctaataatttataatttcataaaataaatagataaatacttattatatgtttaatatattaatagaatattaaaataaaatttatatatatgcatttttgtgttgaAAACGTagaaatgtatatatatatatatataaacaatattaatataaaataactaACCATGTAACTTactctttataaaataaatcaatcaattaaaaataatttatacataacaatttaatatggaATTACAATAAATATCAATATATCTATGAATTATGATGATGAACAATGATCTAAATAAGGttatgttataattgagattaaattgaaacttgATATATTTTCTTGTCAAATTATAAGATTATGTTATATTtccgattaaattgaaaattagtgtattttctggtcaaattataacGTCGtgttataaatcagaaaattgacaaattaTGGGTATTTTCCAGCAATAACCTCAATTTTAAACATAGTCCCAATTTATTCATTGAAGCTctgtattttaataataaaaaattaataatggtTTTATTTGTATAcccttaaaactttcattttcaaattttgataaaataataataaatgaatacCAAAGATATGATTATCCATATTCCATATAGCcctagaaaattgaagaaagaaaaaagatgtCAACGGTAAAAAAAATTTACAGATATACTTTCACATTCAATGTGGGACGAAGAGTCTGCTTCAATTAGTTGTCCAACCTCAAACTGTATGCCTTCAAATTGCGTGAATAAATATCTATTCCCGGCATTTGTGTATGCCCTCGAGGCTCCAACTATACTTGTTTATTTAACGGTTAAATAGCAAACACACCTCTAAAATAGACATTTTTACGGCGTTTGGCCCCCTCTACTCAATATTAAATCAATCAAATTTTCGATCGATGCAATTAAGTCATCCCCTAATACCCATTtaattatgttaaatattttaattttattttatttcgttAGTAGTGGGACCCACATCAATTTTGGGGCAATTAAGCTTATTTCATTCTTTCTTCTTCACCAAATTTGCCAGAAAATGCCTTGAGGCCATGCTCTGCCTCTTCCCTCGCACGGACGAGTGTGACGGGCGTCATCCCTCCCCCAAGGCGCAAGGAACATGATCTGCCGGAAAATGCCATGCGGCCATGCTCTCCTTCAATAAacattagtatttatttttttgctttatAAATCATTTCAATAATAACATTACTTTTGAGTTTGTTTTTAAAATAGAAACGTTCTAaaaaaatcatactccctccgtccacgaaataaactcctacttgcccttaaatatttgtccacgaaataaactcctactctgttttttggacaattataccctctcttgcttttaaatttactacacttttatctattgggcccactttattccaccattacttatataattagtctcccctaaactaaatattattattattattattattattattattattattattattattattattattattattattattattattattgttatccttattatttttatttttattgttattgttgttgttattattattattattattattcttattattattgttgttgttattattgttattattgttgttattattgttattattgttgttattgttattattgttattattgttattattattattattattattattatccttattattattattattattattattattattattattattattattattattattatactttttgttgttgttattattatacttttgttgttgttgttgttattattattattattattattattattattattattattattattattattattattattattattattattatctttattattgttattattattcttgttgttattattattattatccttattattattattattattatccttattattatttattattattatattattgtattgtgtttattgttgttgttgttgtttgttttatattatttattattattatattattattaatattactattgctattattattattgttattcttctattattattattattctgtttattattcttattcatattattattattattaatattattattattattatattattattattatccttattattatccttattattattattattattattatattattgttattattattattattattattattattactattgttattattattattgttgtatttattattatttttattattcttattattataattattcttattcttattcttattcttattcttattcttattcttattcttattatatatattattattattattatattattattattattattattattattattatttattcttgttgttgttattattattattattattattattattatctttattattgttattattattcttgttgttattattattattatccttattattattattgttattattattattattattattattattattattattattattattattattattattattattcttgttattattattattcatattattattattattattattattattattattattatccttattattattatccttattattattattgttattattattattattactattgttattattattattgttgttgttattattattattattcttattattattattattcttattcttattcttattcttattcttattattattattattattattattagttaaagattagtaaaagtaataacaatatataaacactacccttttagtcttttacaccacctttacaccacctttttcagctttcttagtctccgtgtcgaaccccaactgggagtttatttcgtggacggagggagtaataatttacTGATTTAGACATAATTTTTTCCACGCTGGAAGGAAATTTAACTGAGAAACTAAAATAGCGTGAAAACAAATCATTCAATGTTAGCATTTTTTTAGTCATTATAAAAttttgagtatattttttcTACTACAAATCGAAAAATGGTGCACTGATTAAATGattgataataaaatatattttaaactaaaattgggatattgagagacttgttttacagatcaagggtagactttggagttggaaagaggtttataaagttttggagttgagaatccctttcaccatgtggtgctcaaagggtttcaatctttccttcttgttttgattggcatcccttttttttttttgatcgggcaaagttatgttagatgttagtaattagttccctatccactccaagaaccaccttatctctccattcaccaaagtccaccttatatctccaatctccaattcgctcccaagagggatcgaacccaggtcacttcacttaagtgaggacccggtggccagtggactaagccccctggttttttgattggcatccctggtgccttgctttttatctcaataaaatatttaattttaccgatcaaaaaaaaaattgctccacCGCCCAACTCTAATaggcttgtttttctttttgggacgttctactagaataggctcattttctattttaaatgaaaaaaatatacttaattGATGTGGACCACACTACTTTAATCATAAAAAGCAAATTTCTAAATCTACATacccaaaagaagtgagtcCATTAGAGTAAGACGGAAgaagtgtttttttttctttttcaaataaACCCTTTCAAAAATTACCCAAATAGTttatactaataaaataaggaaaattgcctcaaaaaaaaaagggaaaaaataacttttttgagaatatatttatccaaaaaaTCAGATAGATAaatgaatatattatttttttaaatgaaataatagATAATCATATGTGGATCATAATAACATTTGATacaaataatgagttatgtataAATATTTGTTATGTGTAACttaacattttaaaaaatagcctaTTGAAAAGgaacatttaaataaaaatatagccTATGTAATTAGGATGATGAGAACATATAGACAAATTTGCTGTCAATTCGTTTCGTCATAATTGGCCTTATTGCAATTTGCAATTTATCCAAAAATTTCAGCAGGAAATGTTACTCGAGATTTTTGAGTGCAACAAAGAAACAACAGCATATATTACACCACGGTAACCACCAGTGCTTCTATAACTTGGGCATTAACTCACAACTTTGCAATTCCTCTTATTATCCATCGCAGAAGCTTTTCTCTTTGGAAATTTATTTTGAGGaatagaataaataaataaaaaataattgaaatcaatcttattattaattttaattttatttgatcttTTCGCATCTAGCAAAACAATTCCTACAATAAATTATAGAAAGGGTAAAATAGAACTTTTTGTGATGGAGGTCATagtatttaaaagaaaaaaaagaaaaaaaaagcaacAATGAGAAATCAATTGCAAAAACATTCAATAACAATTCTCACCGCCCACAAATAAGAAGTATAAAACAATCACCAAAATTTATAAAGACAACAATCCTCAAATATCTCAGTAATGAAGCCAAAAAGAAAGCTACTGCAC is a window encoding:
- the LOC131000740 gene encoding 60S ribosomal protein L35-like, yielding MVLRFGSFLPVARSPAPANPKPQSPRDEREMARIKVHELRQKSKVDLLAQLKDLKAELALLRVAKVTGGAPNKLSKIKVVRLSIAQVLTVISQKQKTALREAYKNKKYLPLDLRPKKTRAIRRRLTKHQASLKTEKQKKKEMYFPLRKYAIKV